One Exiguobacterium sp. BMC-KP genomic window, CAAGGGGAAATTAAAAATGCCCCAAAATTACTCTATATGGCATTGACACTTGAACCAAGTTATTTTACAAAAGCAGTTAGTCGATTCAATCAACGATTAGAAGTCGAACCATTAACGGACGTTTCGGAATTAATGACAGTTTACCGTCAATTCTTCCTTTCAGCGAATCCATCAGAGGAATATTGGTCGCTCGCTTGGAACGAACTCATCCAGACCTTACAACATATGATTGATCGACCAGAAGCCCAGCAATTACTTAAAGAACATGTCGATTTACTCGATTGGTGGTCGAGTGAAACACTGCTGTCACTACCAAGTTGGTTAACGATTCTTGACGTCGCAGAGCGGATCAACGCACTTGATCAATTTAGCAGTTATCTTCCAGATATTTTCGAGAGCTATGCGCTTGAGACAGCAAAGGATGAACCATTTGCTCGTCTTGCCTGGTACGCACTTGCGAGTAATCAGCAAGAGTTGCTTGTCCCTTACAGAGACCGGATTGAAGCTGGTGCATCAAAAGAAATCCAGTCCTTACATCAACCTGATCTAATCGATCAAATTGAAACGACACGGGTCATTATGTTAAAGTCGAAAGAGAACGAGCCGATTGAATTAACATTTGATCGAAAATGGACATTATAAATTATCGAAGAAAAAATGACACCTAGAAGCCGCACGAATCCAATCCGAGGGGTGTAGGGATGATTCACGTCAATTTACCAAGTGGTGACTATGTCGTGTTAGTAGAAATAAATCGTGAAGTGCTGCTGTGTCATTCGATTGAAGAAGCGGAACAGGCACAACGCGACCGGTATGAACTGGTCGGACGGATGAGCGAACGCTTGCCGGCAGAAGTAATCGGACCCTCGATTGCGGACTTTGTCCGTTTTTCGACCGGGTTCATCGGCGAAGAAGTGACGTGGCATGAAGAAGAGGAAGCGTTCTTTTGTCAACAGTTCGAGACATTCGACGGTTCCCCGTTAGGTGAAGACCTGACGGGCATCGATGCAACGCGTTGGCGTGCGGTCCTTGCACGCTATTATGCTTACGTGACGATCGGAAAGATCATTCCTTTTGAAGTCAGCGAAGAACCGGACGGTACGGTTCCGCTTTAGTCCAGACAGTTTTTTGGTCGGCGCGTAAACAGAGAAGGGCAGGGTTCCCATGAAAAAACAACTTGCACTACTCACGCTAGCGGCAATCGTCGCCATGCCAACGTCTGCCTTTGCGCAGTCTCAATATGTACAATACGATCCAACCTTTACGGAACAACAAAAACAAGACTGGCTAGCGAAGGAAGGACTCACAGAAATCCGTCCACTCAAACAAAAAGGCTTCTCGCTTGTCGAACCACTTGCACATCTAGAAGAGCAAGACATTGACGCAGATTTGATTCCTGTCACGGATGTCAAGAAAGCGACCGATTCTGCCCAGTTCCAACAAACGTATCTCGATCAGTCACGGATCCCGACTTACTGGAAGTACAGCCGTGGGAAAGCAGATATTCGTGTCGCGATCATCGATGACGCGATTGATACGAAACACCGCGAGTTCAAGGACGTCATCTATAAGACGACGACGATCTCGGGCATTCGGAAACCAGACGATCACGGAACACATGTCGCGGGTATCGTCGGCGCACGCGAAGATGGTAAAGGAATCGTTGGTGTTGCATCCGGTGTCAAATTGATCGGAGCTGATGTATTTGATGGTGATTTTGCCGCATCGATCGATATCGGTGACGGGATTCTATACGCGATTGCACAAGGTGCTGATGTCATCAATCTGTCGCTCGGACAGTATGAGTTTGATCCCTATATGGAAGAAGCAATCAAAAAAGCAGAAGCGAAGAACATTTTGGTTGTTGGAGCGGCGGGGAATGATGGACGTAATAAAGTGCTTTTCCCAGGTTCGATGAGTCAAGTCGTTGCCGTTGGGGCGGTTGGTACGCTTGGTCGTGCTTCAACATTTTCGAACTATGGAAAAGGACTTAATATCATGGCGCCCGGTGAAGGGATTTACTCGACGATTGTTGGGAATAAGTATGGCTATCTCGACGGAACGTCGATGGCAACACCGGTTGTTAGTGGGGTATTGGCGCTAGCAAAATCAAAAAATCCATTCGTTTCAAATGAAGCGATGCGCAGTAAGCTATACGCTGCTGCGACGAAAAAAACAGGTGATACAAGTTCACATTACGGAGTCGGTCGTTTGAATGCGGGAATGTTAGCGACGCTCCCAGCGCCGATTTCTAAAGTATCCCTTCCGTCAACAGTCAAATCGAATCAACTATTCGCGTTTTATTTTGACGAATATTCGAATGCGAAGACGACGACCCGTCTGTATAAAGACGGTAAAGTCATGAAAACGTTCACCCAGTCGAAATTAAAAAACGGGACGTATAAGTTTACGTATCAATTGAAACAAAAAGGTTCGTATAAACTCGTTTTCAAGACGAGTGGCGGACGCCATACGCGGACGGTCGAACGGCTGCTGACAGTGAAATAAAAAAAGCGCCACTCACATAGTGAGAAGCGCCGTACGAGACCCGGAGATTACTTCGGGTCTTTTCCTTTTTTATAGACGGGCGTCGGAGGCGTCAATGCCTCTCCGGTCCACGTGATCATCGCTTCCATCTTGTATCCTGTGTCATCTTCATGGACGAACGACAGACGACTGGAATCGATCAATTGATATAAACCATAAGCGACCTGGTCAGCCCAAGAGCGTAACGTCATTGCTTCATCATACAACGGGATTTGCTCAGGGAAACGTTCATTCATAAGCAAGATATCGTGTTGATCGAAATGATAGCTACGTTTTGAGAGTGCATCGGGCGCCTTGACGTTAAACGGCTCGAACGCGTGGATGAGCTCTCCTTGACGATAGAAGGCGAAGATGCCGTTTCGCAGATGAAGTGCCTTGATCTCGTCGATCTCAATCAAGAACGTCAACTTGCGAACCGTTCGCCGGTTCGTACCAGAGCGTCGTTTTTTCATACTGCATGCCCCCTTCTGAACTCTTGTACTATACCGTGAAATGAGGCAGGCACGCAACTTTTTCGTTTATAAATCGAGAATTGCCTCTTGCAGGAAAGCAGCATCTACGCTACACTCATAAGCAGTGACTATGTTGGTTCGGACAATCGCGGGGCATTTCGGTGCTTTGAGGAAAGTCCATGCTCGCACAGCCTGCGATGGCTGTAGTGATCGTGCTACACAAAAAGATAAGTGTAGGCAGCGTCAAGCTGACGGCAGAAGGAACGCCTAAGTCTTCGGATAGGGCCGAAACTTCTTGAAGGTGCCACAGTGACGGAGCTTCATGGGAAACCATGAAGGTGGAACGAGGTAAACCCCACGAGCGAGAAACCCAAATTTGGTAGGGGAATTTCCGGAGCGGAACTGAACGCGAAGGAGAGCGTATGCAAATACGGAGATAGATGATTGTCGCCTGCGTGTGAGGGTCAAACCGTTTGGAACACTAAGGAACAGAACATGGCTTACAGGACCACATAGGCTGTTATTTTTAAGTTGAACGAGAGTCCAGGTCCACCCTGGGCTCTTTTTTTATTGCAATGAAACGATACAGTGGAAGAAAAGATAAAGGAGTGAACGCAATATGGCAAAACGCTTAGTCATCGCGACAGCGGCGATGGGAATCGAAGCGCTCGTCGCAAAAGAAGTCCGTGCGTTAGGATATGAATGTACGGTCGAAGATGGAAAGGTCTACATCGATTGTGAGATGGAGGACATTCCGCGTTTGAACATGTGGCTTCGGACAGCGGACCGGATCAAACTCGTCGTTGCCGAGTTCCGCGCGACGACATTCGAAAAATTGTTCGATCAAGTCAAGGCACTACCGTGGCACGAATTGATGCCGTGGGATGCGAACTTCATCGTCAACGGTCGTTCAGTCAAGTCGAAGCTCTTCTCGATCCGTGATTGTCAAAAAATCACCGAGAAAGCGATCGTCTCGCACATGCAAGAACAGTACAACAAAGGGGCAGAATGGTTGCCGAAGACAGGCGCAAGCTATCCGATCGAAGTTGCTTTGTTAAAAGATATCGCTACATTAACGATCGATACGTCAGGCGACGCACTGCACAAACGTGGATACCGTGAATTCCACTCAGCCGCTCCACTGAAAGAAACGATGGCAGCAGCGATGCTGATGCTGACGAACTGGAAGCCAGACATGCCGCTTTACGACGTCTTCACCGGTTCAGGTACGCTGGCAATCGAAGCGGCGATGATCGGACGGAATATCGCACCAGGCATCAACCGTGAGTTCGTCTCGCAGGAATGGAAATGTATTCCGAAGAAGGCGTGGTTTGATGCAATCAAGGAAGCGAACGATAAAGCGGAGTGGGACAAACCGTTGAAGATCTACGCAAGCGATGTCGATTCAGAAATGGTCAAGCTCGCGAAAACGAATGCAGAACTCGCAGACGTCCGCGATGCGATTAACGTCATGCAACGCGACGCAGCCGACTTCAAACCGAAGGAAGACTTCGGTGTCATCATCGGGAACCCGCCGTATGGGGAACGTCTTGAGGACGCACGTGAAGTGCATCAGCTGTACCGCAAGATTGGAACGGCGTATAAAGAATTCCCATACTACAGTGTCTATATGATCACATCGTATGTTGAGTTCGAAAAAGCGTACGGTCGCCCAGCGACGAAACGCCGGAAGCTCTATAACGGGAATATTGAAGTTCAGTTTTATCAATATTATGGTTTGCGTCGGAAAAGACCGCAGTCTTAAGCCATTTCTAGCGCCTACACAAATCTTATTGCACAGTTGGTGTGATGATCGGTGCTTTTCTCACGAACCGCTCTGTTGAGCGGTTTTTTTGCGTTTTAAAAGCTGTTCGAATTGTTTCGCCGTATCCGATTGTAAAGTGTGCAATACGTGAGCATAGGTGTCCATCGTCAAAGTTGCGTCCGCATGACCCAGTCTTTCCTGGATAACCTTCGCGTGGACACCGATTTCCATCAAGAGTGAAGCATGCGTATGACGAAGACCGTGCAATGTAATCTTCGGGAGTGCAGCGGTCTTGAACGTCTCGATGTGACGCCGACGTAGCCCTGAATGCCATAGGTAGGCGCCCGATACACCCAGGCAGACCAAGTCCTCTTCATTTCGCCACCCCATACGCAAACTATCGTAGCGTTGTTCGATACGAACCGCTACTCATCCACATTAAAGATCCAGAAACGGTCACGGTCATGAGCAAACTCAACAATGATCAGAATCGGAATCACTACATCCAAGCTAGTGCCTACGTCCCGTCCTTCCGATTCGACTCGTACTACGATCCGGAAGACATCAACATCAAGCTCCAGTCGGTCTTCGTCCCGAACAAGGATCAAGCATTGATTCTGAAAATGGTCGGCAACCTTAAGGAAGACAATGTCCGAGGTGTTGGAGACGACGGTATCTCTCAAGCGGTGTCAATGAAAACGGGTGTCGCGACCGTCGCAGACGTCAAGGTCGTCAATCCAGTGACGCTCGCACCATACCGGACGTTCATCGAAGTCGATCAGCCGGAAAGCAAGTTCGTTCTACAGATGCAAAACGGTCCACGTGTCGCCTTGTTCGAAGCAGACGGTGGTGCTTGGAAGAACGAAGCCATCCAGAATATCGAAGATTACCTGATGGAAGCTTTGGCTGAATACAACGAAGCAGAAAAACTCACAATCATCGTCTAAACAGGCGAACGACGGAGACGCCGAGCGGAATGCCCGGCATTACTTCGGCCGTAGGAGGCAACCATGACACCGCCCGAAACCTTATTCATCTTCACATCGATCCTGATCATCGGGATTCTCAGCGTCGCGTTTATCGGCGGTAAACTTTCGCAACGTTCAAAACCGAAAGCGGAACAAGATGATCAGCGCGTGTTCGAAGAGACCTTCTCCCGATTGAGACGAGACACGGAAGCGCGACGAGCGGACATCCAGCATTCGTTTGAGGATCAGCATTAACGAACAACTTACCTCATCAAGGTGCATTCCTCGCAGACGCGTACCATTCAACCAAGAACAACAGTAGTCATTCAGAAGGAGGACGAGACAGACGGGACACATCCAGCTGATGGAGAACATGAAACATAATACCTGCATCGAACGCGTAGAGAAACGCGTACACGTCACACGAGAGGAGCCGATGAAGCGCTATTTCTAACATATGTTTAGGGAAAAAGATATACGTAGAGTTTTTAATAGGTTTAATTAATGAACGATTAAATTTTTAAAGTGTTGCTTTTTGTAACACTATAGATTATATTACGGTATATGAGGTCGACAATATTTTGATCATGTTGTCTGCACTATACACTTTTTAACAGAATGGAGTGCATTAGTTATGGAAAACGTTGTGAATGGATCATCTTCGGAGAATCAAAATTTGAACGGGAAGGTAGGTGTGTTTCATATGTCAAATTGGGATCTGAGTAAGAAAGTAAATTCGTTTTATATAGAAGAGGTACTGAGTAATGTAAGTCAGATTTTGATTGTACCTGTGGGGAGCCTAAATTTTGAACGAACAGTAGCTTTTGGAAATGGAAATTCACCGTTTCCAAAAGGTTTACACGAAGGAATTCCAAATGAAATTTTGGAAAATGTAAGTGGAAATATCAATACAAATGATGACCGATTTTACGGTTGTAAGAATCGTAAGACTAATCGAAATGAAAAATGTTATCTCAAACTTACTAAGGATACATTAATAGTGTTCCAATCAAAAGGAAAAGTAGTTGGTCTTGCGAATATTCGAGACAAATTTGTAAGTGAAACTTTAGCTGAATGGGCATGGGATGATGGAGAGTACAAATTCATTTATACTTTAGAAAATTATGTTTCTACTGACTTGCCAATCATCGATTTAACCGCTAGTATCTATTCGAAAGGATCAGTTGTTCAAAATATGCGACGCATATGGAAAAAAGAACAGGTAACTAAGGTTCTTGAATACTTAAGTAGAAATTTAAACGGCAAGTGATAATATATTTAGTCGAGGGAACTGTTGGTTCTCTCGGCTAAATAGTTTTGGAGGAGAAATATGGAATCTATGACTTTTTTGAAAATATTAATGTTAAGAAGAGATATGTCTACAAAAGAACTAGCAGAAGGGTTAGGCATAAGCACCGTAAAAGCTAAAGAATGGATTGATGGTGAACGGGCGATACCTATTCAGAGAATGGATTCATTAAGAAAATTATTGAAAATCGATAACGCTGATTTATTATCTGAAAAGATGAAATTACCGACTGAAGAAGAACTTGGTTTGATAAACAGCAAATTTAATATAAAAAAAGTTGAAACCTATAAAAGTAAAAAAATTATATTACAGCCTGTTGGAACTACACTAATAAATTTTAATAAAAGTATTTTAAACGCTAAAGGAGAATCACCGACGTTCGGAAAAAAATTTGTGACAAGATTTTTAAAAGAGTCAGAATATAATGATCAAAGTGCAGACATTGACCTCTCAATTTGGGGAGTAAAGGATGGGAAAAATTTAATAACCTTAAACCGTTTTCATAGAATATCGTCAGGGGATTTAGTTGTATTTTACTTTGCTCAAAAACTTATTGCATATGGCGAAGTTATTCATAAAACAGAAGATGAGGAATTTGCTGAGAGCGTTTGGGGAGATTCTGAGTACAAAAATCTGATTTTGTTAAATTCAGTTAAATCAATTGATGTGGAATTTAAAAAAGTTGCAAAAGAACTCTACGGAAAAGCGAGTAATTCTTTGCAAAGTATGCGAATTTTAGATGAAGAGAAATCAAAAAAGATATCGAAATATTTAGATATTAAATAAAACTATATAACTGTTAAAAAAATTATCTATAATCGGTTAAACTAAAAAATATTTGAAAATAAAAAAGCGTGATACATTTTTTATTTTAAGGTAGAAATATTCGTTTAAGACACCTTGAACGAATAAGGCGTCTTTTTTGTGTATAAAAATTACATTTATGTTATTTATATGCACACATCGTGCATGTACGAATTTTTATTAAACCAAAAATACAAGTTTCTTCTAAAAAATGACGAAACTTGTCGAAATATATTCCCAATTTTTATAAAAGTAAAAATGATTTTGAGATAACACTCGTTTATCCTAAAATTAAAACAATTAGAAAAATGAGGGGATTATATATGAGTAAAATCTATTTTTTGAAGTTTAATATTAATGAGAAAATACACTCTATACGTAGTGGGGAAGCAAATTTAAAAAAATACCTAAAGAAAATAGTCAGTGGTATAAATGATAAAACAGTGATTTATTATGACGAGGAAAAGAATGAAGTTATAGAATATCTAAGTATGAAAAATATCTTAAAAAAAGATAAAGACCTCATGGACATTAGTTCAGATCAAAGTGTTGAAGAACCAGATGAAGATTGTTCCTATTATAAATTTATGTCTCTAGACCACACTCAAAAAAATGGAGACGAAATTATTAGTGGTCGAGTAGTACGTATATATGGAGATGACTGGAACAGATTTTTTTTAGATGATACCGGAAAAGAATCTTTAAGTGATCACCACACTCCAGATAAAACTGTTTATGTAACATTTTCTTTTAACGTGACAAAAGAAATAATTGGATTTTCTCCTGAATTACATTTTTCAAAAGAAAAATTTATGACTATTTTTAAACTTTTAATAGAAAAAACAATTCCACAAATTGGAGGAATTGAATTAATACTTTTGATAGATTCAAGAATGTTATTATCTAAATTTAAGAAAATAGATATTCTTACTAATTTTAGTGTAGATTTTATTCCTCCAAATGGATCTAAAAATGAAGTTTCAGATATTATAGGCGGTTTATATCCGTATGTAGAAGAATCTAATGCAACAAAAGCGACAATTGAATTAAAAGCTCCTAAGAAAGATCCGATTGATAAATCTTCAAAATTGGTTGAAGGAATGCTTAAAATGGCCAAGTTTGCATATGCAGTGATCAAGGGTAATGGAACTTCTAAAGATGGAGATGTAATTCAAATAGATACTTCTGATAATAAAGATATTGTACTTTACTCAAACATTCCTAAAAGTTCTAGAGACAACATTTCAGTTTTAAGAGAAGAAACGGAAGAAAAAACTGAATATTATTATAAAATAAAAAGGGAGGAGATAGAAAATAATGAGTAATCAAGAAAAGGAGAAATTCACTCCTTTAGACTTATTAAAGAACTCCGATTTTATCTCCTACTTTAAAAGGACTAAAAAATTTAAAGAGATTTTTGTAAGCCCTGAAGCTTTTTACTCTTATGCATTTTCCGGTATAGTCTCGGCTTTATTAGTATGGATGTTTAAAATTGATCCTAAAAAATTTATAGATTTTGCTAATGATTTTGTAGGTGTTCTTATTGGTGGATATTTTGGATTGTTAGGATTTATTATTGGTGCGGTCGCAATTATTTTGGGGTTGATTAACAATTTAATGATTAATAACATGCAAAAAATAGATAAATTTAGTAGCTTTATCAATCTGTGCTTTATGTATGCGTTTACTGCTTTACAAAATCTTTGGGTAATTGCTGAATTGATTTTAATTAAAATAATAGTAAATATTCCTTTAGAACTAATTACTGATTTAAAAAGTACTAAAGAAATAGTTGCTACGTTTTTTATATTTTTTATATTAGTTCACTTGCCTACATTTAATTTAATTTATGCCACTTATTTAGTTAAAGTAAGCTTAGAATTGTTGTTCATTAAGTATCTAGTAGAAGAAAGATTTAAAAAGCCACAAGAGTAAGGAAATTTATATGGTATAACGAGACGAAAGTTTAATTTTTCTTTAAGATATGTGTATTACTCACATACCAGCGCCTTATAACAGATAGGGCGCTTTTTGTATGCAGAAATTTCCGGATGATTGAATTTGACCTCCCTTAGTCAGCCTAGCGGTCGATTCCATGTTATTCCCCCAGATACTTGCAATCATCGATCTTATCCGGATGTTTGTACATATAAGAAGTGGTTGCATGAAACGCGAACCATACATGATGCACTGGAAAGTGAATCCACGTCGTAAGGATTAACGCACAGGAACCGTCACGCAGATTCCTCAAAGTGATTGGCTGAAGTATCTCTGGAAACAGATAACCAAACGCATGAAGTGATTCGTTTCTTCCAATCAGTGTACGAATCCATAAACGCATTTAAGGTTTAACGACCAATTAATCTACCACATGGAATTGCGTGCGCTGATTGGAAGATGGCGGAAGATTGGAGACAATCTCCGAAAGATGGTACTCAAGGCTCTAATAGTGGATTCCCCTCAGTACTGCTATACGGCACGCTATGAGCTGAACACGTCTTGGGATGTGCATGTGGTCTTATCGTATCAGGAACGAAGCGTCAGACGCATCGAATGATGAGAGAGCGGCATAAGTGAGGTCGTCGGTCGTCCTAAAAAACAACACAATCCAGTAATTAGGAAAGCGTTGGGAGCGTGGCGAGACCAAAAGACCACCGGCGGGATGAGGCTCGCGAGAAGTGGCGCATCGCCATCAAGCAGGATCCGACATATAAATTAGTCGATCTGGCGAAGGAGATGGATGTCTCCCCGAGCGCGATTCGCAATTGGAAATCGACGGACCGCTGGGATGATGAAGAAACGAATAGTAAAGGGAGCGCTCCTAAACGACGTAAGAGTGGCGCACCAAAGGGGAACAAGAACGCTGACGGCAACTGGGGCGGTGCTCCGGTAGGGAATAAGAAGGCACTACTCCATAGTCTGTTCCGTCAATACATACCGGATTCATCCTTGAGATCATGCGTTGTACGGCGGAACGGAATCCTGCTGATCTACTCTGGGATCAGATTCAGCTAATGCATGCGAATATTATCAGTTCCTTGAATATCATGTATGTCAACGACGCCAACGACATGTCGAAAGAGTTGAGCGCAAGTGGGGAATCGAAGGACGGGTGTGAAATCCGTTTCGCCTAAGAGAAACAAGCGACGTTCATGTCTTCCCTTGCTACTGCGATGGGACGGCTCGACGCGATGATCCGCTCCTATGAGAAGTTGACCAAAGGGGACGAGGAACGCGTCCTGAAGCTAGAGAAACTGAAGCTCGAAGTCGAACAGTTGAAGAATGCGGATACGAGTGACGAGACGACGATTGACTGGAAAGACGGTGTCCTTGCAGCTGCCGAACGACGTTGCGAGCAACAGGTGGAAACGCCATGAAGTAGACGAAGCCGTATAACGTACTCGCTAGTGTCATCGACGTCTACTGGGACGATCCCGCGGCATTCGCGGAAAACATTCTCGGTTTTTATCCGGACGAATGGCAGCGTGGCGTACGCGACGATCTATCGAAGAAGAACAGGGTCAGCGTCCGCTCCGGACAGGGAGTAAGCAAGACGGGGCTTGAAGCCGTCTTGACTCTCTGGTACCTGACATGCCGACCAAATCCGAAAGTCATCGCGACCGCACCGACGAAGGATCAACTGTTCACCGTCCTCTGGGCAGACATTTCCAATTGGATGGAGAAATCCGAACTGTTGAAGTGGCTGCTGAAGTGGACGAGAAGAAAATCTTGATGCGTGGAAATCCGACTCGAACGAGTGAAGTCTTTTTTGATCCCAATAACCGCAACAAACACCACTGGAGTATGCAAGACCAGCCTATTCGCGCACATCACGAGACACGATCGAGATGCTGAAGCAGAAGTATAACGAAGACTCGGACGTCTAATGTTTCCGCGCTCTAAGAGATTTCCCGAAATCGGAGGCAGACGCCTATATCCCGTTCGAATTCACGAATCATGCTATCAGTGTCACCGTGACACCCGTCAAATACGCAGATATCCATATCGGGATCGACGTCGCCCGGTACGGGGATGATGAGACCATCATGTATGCCCGTGTCGGTGGTGGTGTCACGGATGGGATCGACGAATATATTGATATCCATAACATGCTGAAGTTCGAAGTCCACGGTATCAACAACGGATCGAGAGCGGATGACTCGGATATCTACGATAAGCTCGGCGATCAGTTGTGGGGTTACCTACGCGATTTACTCGATACGAACTTCAGACGCCGAATGCTAGGAGAAAAACCGACTATCGAATTGCTTGAAGACGACAAGCTCGTCTCACAGTTGAAGACACGGAAGTATCGGGTCCTCAGCAAAGGCGTCATCAAGGTCGAACATAAGGACAAAATGAAGAAGCGCGGACTGGCATCACCTGACCGCGCGGACGCCCTCGCCTAGTGTTTTAGTGAGCCAGAGGATGAAAGCCTTTAAAAGTTCAAAGAGACGATGTCGAGCGGTATTTTAAAATTTATTTTCTACTTTCATTATGAATAAGGTACAAAGTTCCTGAATAAACAATTCATCGGACCCGTCCCCTTAGTTCTTTAAAACTATTTCTATAAATAAGTAGGGATATTAGACTAGTCTATCGAAAGTTATCTTTAGAAAAAATCTAATGAGATTAAATTCTTTGAAAAAGACTTTAAAGTGGAGGGAACATGTTGGATAATTTTTTAATGATATCGTCAACGATCTCAGCTCCGATCGAGACCGTATGGCGTCTGTGGACAGAACCGCAGCACATGATGCAATGGTATCGATCGTCGAATGGCTGGTATACGACTCATGTCGAGAACGAATTAATGGAACAGGGACATTTTAAAAGTCGAATGCAACGCGAAGGAAGTCCGACGTATGTCGAATATTTGGGTACGTATCAGGAAGTCTCGCCCTTAGAGCATTTGCGTTATCAATTAGAGGATGGGCGACTTGTTGAAGTCATGTTCATTCCGTTACGCCATCGAACGAAAGTGATTGAAATTTTTGAAGACGATCAGGTAAATGACCCGGATGCACAACGCGCTTCGTGGCAAAGTATTCTGGATCGTTTTACGACGTATGTCGAAGCAGGAAACTATACTCTTGTTGATCAGTTGAATCCATAAGACTTTTAATAAGAGAAATAGATCGTTTTGCATATTAAATCCCTTCTTACATGGACTTTAGTCTAAGAAGGGATTTTTGTGAGTAAAAAATAGAAAGTCATGCTGTTTAGTTTGTAAAAAGATAAAAAATTAAACTATATTTTTTAATAATTGTTAAATGATGTTATTTAAAGTATAATATAAACATTTTTTTGAGGGAGAATGATATGATGGGAAAAAAGGAGGTCGAATTATGATTAGAAAAGTATTGCTCGTGTTTTTAGCAATGTGCTCCGCAGTGGCACAATTATTCATCGTATCAAAAAATGCTGTAGGAGATCATGTCACTTCGCTAGAGGAGCCTGTAGCCTTTCGTATTTCAGTGATCATGACCATCGTATTGTTCTTACCACCGCTCATTTTGTCGTTCTTTAATCATTCACTAATAAATATCATCAATGTGGTCTATCAATCTTTTATTGTTCTAACATTTATCGGATTGATGCCAATTG contains:
- a CDS encoding SRPBCC domain-containing protein, which gives rise to MISSTISAPIETVWRLWTEPQHMMQWYRSSNGWYTTHVENELMEQGHFKSRMQREGSPTYVEYLGTYQEVSPLEHLRYQLEDGRLVEVMFIPLRHRTKVIEIFEDDQVNDPDAQRASWQSILDRFTTYVEAGNYTLVDQLNP
- a CDS encoding S8 family peptidase; translation: MKKQLALLTLAAIVAMPTSAFAQSQYVQYDPTFTEQQKQDWLAKEGLTEIRPLKQKGFSLVEPLAHLEEQDIDADLIPVTDVKKATDSAQFQQTYLDQSRIPTYWKYSRGKADIRVAIIDDAIDTKHREFKDVIYKTTTISGIRKPDDHGTHVAGIVGAREDGKGIVGVASGVKLIGADVFDGDFAASIDIGDGILYAIAQGADVINLSLGQYEFDPYMEEAIKKAEAKNILVVGAAGNDGRNKVLFPGSMSQVVAVGAVGTLGRASTFSNYGKGLNIMAPGEGIYSTIVGNKYGYLDGTSMATPVVSGVLALAKSKNPFVSNEAMRSKLYAAATKKTGDTSSHYGVGRLNAGMLATLPAPISKVSLPSTVKSNQLFAFYFDEYSNAKTTTRLYKDGKVMKTFTQSKLKNGTYKFTYQLKQKGSYKLVFKTSGGRHTRTVERLLTVK
- a CDS encoding helix-turn-helix domain-containing protein, translated to MESMTFLKILMLRRDMSTKELAEGLGISTVKAKEWIDGERAIPIQRMDSLRKLLKIDNADLLSEKMKLPTEEELGLINSKFNIKKVETYKSKKIILQPVGTTLINFNKSILNAKGESPTFGKKFVTRFLKESEYNDQSADIDLSIWGVKDGKNLITLNRFHRISSGDLVVFYFAQKLIAYGEVIHKTEDEEFAESVWGDSEYKNLILLNSVKSIDVEFKKVAKELYGKASNSLQSMRILDEEKSKKISKYLDIK
- a CDS encoding THUMP domain-containing class I SAM-dependent RNA methyltransferase translates to MAKRLVIATAAMGIEALVAKEVRALGYECTVEDGKVYIDCEMEDIPRLNMWLRTADRIKLVVAEFRATTFEKLFDQVKALPWHELMPWDANFIVNGRSVKSKLFSIRDCQKITEKAIVSHMQEQYNKGAEWLPKTGASYPIEVALLKDIATLTIDTSGDALHKRGYREFHSAAPLKETMAAAMLMLTNWKPDMPLYDVFTGSGTLAIEAAMIGRNIAPGINREFVSQEWKCIPKKAWFDAIKEANDKAEWDKPLKIYASDVDSEMVKLAKTNAELADVRDAINVMQRDAADFKPKEDFGVIIGNPPYGERLEDAREVHQLYRKIGTAYKEFPYYSVYMITSYVEFEKAYGRPATKRRKLYNGNIEVQFYQYYGLRRKRPQS
- a CDS encoding tyrosine-type recombinase/integrase; the encoded protein is MGWRNEEDLVCLGVSGAYLWHSGLRRRHIETFKTAALPKITLHGLRHTHASLLMEIGVHAKVIQERLGHADATLTMDTYAHVLHTLQSDTAKQFEQLLKRKKTAQQSGS
- a CDS encoding phage terminase small subunit-related protein, which gives rise to MARPKDHRRDEAREKWRIAIKQDPTYKLVDLAKEMDVSPSAIRNWKSTDRWDDEETNSKGSAPKRRKSGAPKGNKNADGNWGGAPVGNKKALLHSLFRQYIPDSSLRSCVVRRNGILLIYSGIRFS